One stretch of Armigeres subalbatus isolate Guangzhou_Male chromosome 2, GZ_Asu_2, whole genome shotgun sequence DNA includes these proteins:
- the LOC134217873 gene encoding uncharacterized protein LOC134217873 isoform X1, whose translation MSFNFGSLPLEIVQLIFEHLTLDDLLSASLVCREWYSATDAFITQKGWLALQLDRPNILTKLEGIRRRYSNLLLSMVPSFGELLLIIDVCAEKFNLRRLKIKRTSIDNVWSMFFLLGDFETWVNNLEEVHIWLDHRFLQNDNLITGGNMQYEIQLTAARCLHWSEIHTGKGNRAITVLAPRLKLVSISDSIASTFDLVLPDCHSLETLECTLYKKKFENLFKASFEHLTTLVLRIHYTVQDVHFLHALTKLKWLTLSVKFDKRLLETLFVETTDAINSCSDLEGLQLIIMGDTASSSINLYRLSESLPRLKQLELNNMYLSCAGNTSLFDQLITFKLVNVKLKEDDDILEMSYPSLQTISLNVKLLPSVNLLSSKKVELFVNVDSLDLAESVDSYLNPFLNQFYSNIRTLALFKSGGSNTRVDSVCPRNALGVPQLNLINMTVSLEILEIIASSGNLTHLTLSKCLLSIQETFRMVLLKNLHVLEVRQVQLSDRKEVLFPLLTNNREELRGRLQNGSIWFNTAGDDDGLSDSSCGPANRKINPL comes from the exons ATGTCCTTCAATTTCGGTAGCTTGCCACTAGAAATAGTGCAGTTAATATTCGAACACCTCACGCTGGATGACCTCCTTagtgccagtttggtttgccgTGAATGGTACAGTGCGACAGACGCATTCATAACCCAGAAAGGCTGGCTTGCACTCCAGTTGGACCGGCCCAACATTCTCACCAAGCTGGAAGGGATTCGACGTAGATACTCCAATCTTCTGCTATCCATGGTTCCCTCGTTTGGCGAACTTTTGCTCATAATAGATGTTTGTGCCGAAAAATTCAACCTTCGGAGGTTAAAAATTAAAAGGACTTCGATCGATAACGTTTGGTCCATGTTTTTTCTGCTGGGTGATTTTGAAACTTGGGTGAACAATCTGGAAGAAGTGCACATTTGGCTAGATCATCGATTTTTGCAAAACGACAACCTTATAACCGGCGGAAACATGCAATACGAGATACAGTTGACCGCAGCAAGATGCTTGCACTGGAGTGAGATTCATACAGGGAAAGGAAACAGGGCCATAACCGTGCTTGCCCCTCGTCTAAAATTAGTGTCTATTAGCGACAGCATCGCCAGTACATTTGATCTTGTACTGCCTGACTGCCATTCTCTGGAAACATTAGAATGCACTTTATATAAGAAAAAATTTGAGAATCTTTTCAAAGCATCTTTCGAACATCTAACTACACTTGTTTTACGCATACACTATACTGTTCAAGATGTACATTTTTTACACGCATTGACCAAACTAAAGTGGCTTACATTGTCAGTTAAGTTCGATAAAAGACTATTGGAGACACTGTTTGTAGAAACAAcggatgcaatcaatagttgCTCGGATCTGGAAGGTCTACAGCTAATTATAATGGGAGACACCGCTTCTTCAAGCATCAATCTGTACCGCTTGTCTGAATCGCTACCACGACTGAAACAGCTCGAACTGAACAATATGTACTTGAGCTGCGCTGGAAATACATCACTCTTTGACCAATTAATCACCTTCAAACTCGTTAACGTAAAACTAAAGGAAGACGACGACATTCTAGAAATGAGCTATCCATCTCTGCAGACAATATCGTTAAATGTGAAGCTGCTCCCTAGCGTGAATCTTCTCTCATCAAAAAAAGTAGAACTTTTCGTGAATGTAGATTCGCTTGATCTAGCTGAGTCTGTAGATTCGTACTTGAATCCGTTTTTGAATCAGTTCTATTCAAATATCCGTACCCTTGCTCTGTTCAAATCTGGTGGCTCTAACACTAGAGTGGATTCAGTGTGTCCCCGAAACGCTTTGGGAGTGCCACAACTGAATCTCATCAATATGACTGTCTCTCTAGAGATCCTGGAAATCATCGCCAGTTCAGGAAATTTGACA CATCTCACCCTCTCGAAATGTTTGCTCAGTATTCAGGAAACATTCCGAATGGTGCTTCTCAAAAACTTGCATGTGTTAGAGGTCAGGCAGGTGCAATTGAGTGATCGTAAGGAGGTACTTTTTCCTTTATTGACAAACAACCGGGAGGAACTTAGAGGACGATTGCAAAACGGGTCCATCTGGTTCAATACAGCTGGGGATGACGATGGTCTATCTGATTCGAGTTGCGGACCAGCGAATAGAAAAATAAACCCGCTCTAA
- the LOC134213504 gene encoding uncharacterized protein LOC134213504 isoform X1, which translates to MDKMKESFSLEDVLPDDNRLGERGKTWKSFMEIFSIGSAVFERQLTFWYLVLMHSVQAVQRWLVLRGCKRKLKPPPLDVDPSDEMASTGEPLPKYSKTEEDNGLVIDGVCDVLLDYEPSDQSDASDVETDAGCEDTENFELENREEIDEQLKQVVATRKRNWAQNGLLKLMESIEDPCQNMLSHEKVEQWLFGQKGPFDVTQANETVMTERNADGDRMKYHRKQQVTVSRSVDDADSLYSVDTAKYILQNKRDRNTTSKIKVTTMIKKYTISTNNSNTLAYRPNLHSIGSFPIIEELPSASVIPKPSKSESAFGTGDDLGLERLHERSTVSHPSGLIKSPGATQPEKRKKVFKKTVKKSTLKSPSNRGSTVGLKQYENALKSCISVKKVPILKTRRIHWQETSNIAESSSDENDDDVFTKTNRTIDNVQPKRNRPKETKHSSSETSELSPRKNLASSGKPHNPRKHVDQDLQKSPNRLNSSEETEEMCVRTTRSKAKGQTKQVQRPKVKNSKSSRSEMSPRKKAVIAEKIIKSPRKLVDQDLVMPFEAICLSPTKRALKQQATQPTNNTIDQTTNLTALFSGANDKITNSTEIANNTTANSSRSKKSTSRSASGFPDVSNSIVVYEPKAIQPGIGPNESIRITHADLKLDGVTKRRHLEKFKKFNHIIHPNSTVRFFPSDSEDDGPSTNMTTTNTDTDDESFDEDDPILTFNPRQVDRLNVLEFPYNRTGF; encoded by the exons ATGGataaaatgaaagaatcgtTTTC GCTAGAGGATGTGCTACCGGATGATAACCGGCTTGGAGAGCGCGGTAAAACATGGAAAAGTTTTATGGAA attttttctATTGGTTCTGCTGTATTCGAGCGACAGTTAACGTTTTGGTACCTCGTGTTGATGCACAGTGTGCAGGCCGTTCAGCGGTGGCTGGTTCTACGGGGATGCAAACGTAAGCTGAAACCGCCTCCGCTGGACGTGGACCCTTCCGATGAAATGGCTTCTACTGGTGAACCACTCCCG AAATATTCTAAAACGGAAGAGGATAACGGACTCGTTATCGACGGAGTATGTGATGTACTGTTGGATTATGAGCCCAGCGATCAAAGTGACGCTAGCGATGTAGAAACAGACGCAGGGTGTGAAGACACCGAAAATTTTGAGCTGGAAAATCGAGAAGAAATCGACGAACAACTGAAGCAAGTTGTTGCAACGAGAAAGCGTAATTGGGCACAAAATGGTTTACTAAAATTGATGGAATCAATCGAGGATCCCTGCCAAAACATGCTGAGCCATGAAAAGGTGGAACAATGGTTGTTCGGTCAAAAAGGGCCCTTTGATGTAACGCAAGCCAATGAGACGGTGATGACCGAACGAAACGCTGACGGAGACCGCATGAAATATCATCGTAAGCAGCAGGTTACCGTGTCGAGGAGCGTAGACGATGCGGATTCGTTGTATTCCGTCGATACGGCGAAGTATATTTTGCAGAATAAAAGGGACAGGAACACGACTAGCAAGATTAAGGTGACCACGATGATCAAGAAGTATACCATCTCAACGAATAATTCGAATACGCTGGCGTATCGACCGAACTTACATTCCATTGGTAGTTTCCCGATTATCGAAGAATTGCCTTCCGCTAGTGTAATACCGAAACCGTCCAAATCGGAATCTGCCTTTGGAACAGGTGATGATCTG GGCCTTGAACGATTGCATGAACGTAGCACAGTCTCTCATCCGTCAGGATTGATCAAGTCGCCAGGTGCGACCCAACCGGAGAAACGCAAAAAAGTGTTCAAGAAAACGGTGAAAAAGTCAACGTTGAAAAGTCCATCCAACAGAGGAAGCACGGTCGGTTTAAAGCAGTACGAAAATGCTCTTAAATCCTGCATAAGCGTCAAGAAGGTCCCGATATTGAAGACACGCCGAATTCACTGGCAAGAAACATCGAATATTGCAGAGAGCAGCAGCGATGAGAATGACGATGATGTGTTCACTAAAACAAACAGAACTATAGATAATGTACAACCGAAACGGAATCGCCCGAAAGAAACAAAGCATAGCAGTTCCGAGACGTCCGAGCTGTCTCCCCGAAAGAATTTAGCATCATCGGGAAAACCTCACAATCCAAGAAAGCATGTCGATCAAGACCTACAAAAATCACCAAACAGATTGAACAGCAGTGAAGAAACGGAGGAAATGTGTGTCAGAACGACCAGATCCAAAGCAAAAGGTCAAACAAAGCAAGTTCAGCGACCAAaggtaaaaaatagtaaatctAGTAGATCGGAAATGTCACCCCGAAAGAAAGCTGTCATCGcagaaaaaatcatcaagtcgCCCAGAAAGCTCGTGGATCAAGACCTAGTGATGCCTTTTGAAGCCATTTGTCTAAGCCCTACGAAGCGAGCCTTGAAACAGCAAGCCACTCAGCCAACGAACAACACAATCGACCAAACCACAAATCTGACGGCGCTTTTTAGTGGAGCTAATGATAAGATCACTAATTCGACAGAGATCGCCAACAATACCACGGCAAACAGCAGTCGGTCCAAGAAAAGCACTAGTCGCAGTGCCAGCGGTTTTCCGGATGTATCGAACAGTATTGTCGTGTACGAACCGAAAGCGATCCAGCCGGGCATCGGTCCGAACGAATCGATTCGCATTACCCACGCTGACTTGAAGCTGGATGGTGTGACCAAACGGCGGCACCTGGAGAAGTTTAAGAAGTTCAACCATAtcattcatccgaattcaacGGTTAGGTTCTTTCCGTCTGATTCGGAGGATGATGGACCGTCAACGAATATGACTACGACAAACACTGACACCGATGATGAAAGCTTCGATGAGGACGACCCAATTTTGACATTTAACCCGCGCCAAGTGGACCGACTGAATGTGTTGGAGTTTCCTTACAATAGGACGGGTTTTTAG
- the LOC134217873 gene encoding uncharacterized protein LOC134217873 isoform X3, with amino-acid sequence MGDFLAQQQATHLATVAGFTAHFLLVSSGIRLKLICLIKILRHGNHPLRNLRRKGKFLNQEGCLLFAVFTWGPVLPIGRDAVARHLTLSKCLLSIQETFRMVLLKNLHVLEVRQVQLSDRKEVLFPLLTNNREELRGRLQNGSIWFNTAGDDDGLSDSSCGPANRKINPL; translated from the exons atgggtgatttcctggcgcagcAGCAAGCTACACATTTGGCGACAGTGGCAGGTTTTACTGCTCATTTTTTATTAGTTTCAAGTGGAATAAGGTTAAAACTAATTTGCCTGATAAAAATACTGCGTCATGGAAATCACCCACTGCGCAATCTCAGAAGAAAAGGTAAATTCCTGAACCAAGAAGGATGTTTGCTTTTTGCAGTGTTTACGTGGGGACCGGTGCTCCCAATTGGGAGAGACGCGGTTGCGAGA CATCTCACCCTCTCGAAATGTTTGCTCAGTATTCAGGAAACATTCCGAATGGTGCTTCTCAAAAACTTGCATGTGTTAGAGGTCAGGCAGGTGCAATTGAGTGATCGTAAGGAGGTACTTTTTCCTTTATTGACAAACAACCGGGAGGAACTTAGAGGACGATTGCAAAACGGGTCCATCTGGTTCAATACAGCTGGGGATGACGATGGTCTATCTGATTCGAGTTGCGGACCAGCGAATAGAAAAATAAACCCGCTCTAA
- the LOC134213504 gene encoding uncharacterized protein LOC134213504 isoform X2 yields MDKMKESFSLEDVLPDDNRLGERGKTWKSFMEKYSKTEEDNGLVIDGVCDVLLDYEPSDQSDASDVETDAGCEDTENFELENREEIDEQLKQVVATRKRNWAQNGLLKLMESIEDPCQNMLSHEKVEQWLFGQKGPFDVTQANETVMTERNADGDRMKYHRKQQVTVSRSVDDADSLYSVDTAKYILQNKRDRNTTSKIKVTTMIKKYTISTNNSNTLAYRPNLHSIGSFPIIEELPSASVIPKPSKSESAFGTGDDLGLERLHERSTVSHPSGLIKSPGATQPEKRKKVFKKTVKKSTLKSPSNRGSTVGLKQYENALKSCISVKKVPILKTRRIHWQETSNIAESSSDENDDDVFTKTNRTIDNVQPKRNRPKETKHSSSETSELSPRKNLASSGKPHNPRKHVDQDLQKSPNRLNSSEETEEMCVRTTRSKAKGQTKQVQRPKVKNSKSSRSEMSPRKKAVIAEKIIKSPRKLVDQDLVMPFEAICLSPTKRALKQQATQPTNNTIDQTTNLTALFSGANDKITNSTEIANNTTANSSRSKKSTSRSASGFPDVSNSIVVYEPKAIQPGIGPNESIRITHADLKLDGVTKRRHLEKFKKFNHIIHPNSTVRFFPSDSEDDGPSTNMTTTNTDTDDESFDEDDPILTFNPRQVDRLNVLEFPYNRTGF; encoded by the exons ATGGataaaatgaaagaatcgtTTTC GCTAGAGGATGTGCTACCGGATGATAACCGGCTTGGAGAGCGCGGTAAAACATGGAAAAGTTTTATGGAA AAATATTCTAAAACGGAAGAGGATAACGGACTCGTTATCGACGGAGTATGTGATGTACTGTTGGATTATGAGCCCAGCGATCAAAGTGACGCTAGCGATGTAGAAACAGACGCAGGGTGTGAAGACACCGAAAATTTTGAGCTGGAAAATCGAGAAGAAATCGACGAACAACTGAAGCAAGTTGTTGCAACGAGAAAGCGTAATTGGGCACAAAATGGTTTACTAAAATTGATGGAATCAATCGAGGATCCCTGCCAAAACATGCTGAGCCATGAAAAGGTGGAACAATGGTTGTTCGGTCAAAAAGGGCCCTTTGATGTAACGCAAGCCAATGAGACGGTGATGACCGAACGAAACGCTGACGGAGACCGCATGAAATATCATCGTAAGCAGCAGGTTACCGTGTCGAGGAGCGTAGACGATGCGGATTCGTTGTATTCCGTCGATACGGCGAAGTATATTTTGCAGAATAAAAGGGACAGGAACACGACTAGCAAGATTAAGGTGACCACGATGATCAAGAAGTATACCATCTCAACGAATAATTCGAATACGCTGGCGTATCGACCGAACTTACATTCCATTGGTAGTTTCCCGATTATCGAAGAATTGCCTTCCGCTAGTGTAATACCGAAACCGTCCAAATCGGAATCTGCCTTTGGAACAGGTGATGATCTG GGCCTTGAACGATTGCATGAACGTAGCACAGTCTCTCATCCGTCAGGATTGATCAAGTCGCCAGGTGCGACCCAACCGGAGAAACGCAAAAAAGTGTTCAAGAAAACGGTGAAAAAGTCAACGTTGAAAAGTCCATCCAACAGAGGAAGCACGGTCGGTTTAAAGCAGTACGAAAATGCTCTTAAATCCTGCATAAGCGTCAAGAAGGTCCCGATATTGAAGACACGCCGAATTCACTGGCAAGAAACATCGAATATTGCAGAGAGCAGCAGCGATGAGAATGACGATGATGTGTTCACTAAAACAAACAGAACTATAGATAATGTACAACCGAAACGGAATCGCCCGAAAGAAACAAAGCATAGCAGTTCCGAGACGTCCGAGCTGTCTCCCCGAAAGAATTTAGCATCATCGGGAAAACCTCACAATCCAAGAAAGCATGTCGATCAAGACCTACAAAAATCACCAAACAGATTGAACAGCAGTGAAGAAACGGAGGAAATGTGTGTCAGAACGACCAGATCCAAAGCAAAAGGTCAAACAAAGCAAGTTCAGCGACCAAaggtaaaaaatagtaaatctAGTAGATCGGAAATGTCACCCCGAAAGAAAGCTGTCATCGcagaaaaaatcatcaagtcgCCCAGAAAGCTCGTGGATCAAGACCTAGTGATGCCTTTTGAAGCCATTTGTCTAAGCCCTACGAAGCGAGCCTTGAAACAGCAAGCCACTCAGCCAACGAACAACACAATCGACCAAACCACAAATCTGACGGCGCTTTTTAGTGGAGCTAATGATAAGATCACTAATTCGACAGAGATCGCCAACAATACCACGGCAAACAGCAGTCGGTCCAAGAAAAGCACTAGTCGCAGTGCCAGCGGTTTTCCGGATGTATCGAACAGTATTGTCGTGTACGAACCGAAAGCGATCCAGCCGGGCATCGGTCCGAACGAATCGATTCGCATTACCCACGCTGACTTGAAGCTGGATGGTGTGACCAAACGGCGGCACCTGGAGAAGTTTAAGAAGTTCAACCATAtcattcatccgaattcaacGGTTAGGTTCTTTCCGTCTGATTCGGAGGATGATGGACCGTCAACGAATATGACTACGACAAACACTGACACCGATGATGAAAGCTTCGATGAGGACGACCCAATTTTGACATTTAACCCGCGCCAAGTGGACCGACTGAATGTGTTGGAGTTTCCTTACAATAGGACGGGTTTTTAG
- the LOC134217873 gene encoding uncharacterized protein LOC134217873 isoform X2: MSFNFGSLPLEIVQLIFEHLTLDDLLSASLVCREWYSATDAFITQKGWLALQLDRPNILTKLEGIRRRYSNLLLSMVPSFGELLLIIDVCAEKFNLRRLKIKRTSIDNVWSMFFLLGDFETWVNNLEEVHIWLDHRFLQNDNLITGGNMQYEIQLTAARCLHWSEIHTGKGNRAITVLAPRLKLVSISDSIASTFDLVLPDCHSLETLECTLYKKKFENLFKASFEHLTTLVLRIHYTVQDVHFLHALTKLKWLTLSVKFDKRLLETLFVETTDAINSCSDLEGLQLIIMGDTASSSINLYRLSESLPRLKQLELNNMYLSCAGNTSLFDQLITFKLVNVKLKEDDDILEMSYPSLQTISLNVKLLPSVNLLSSKKVELFVNVDSLDLAESVDSYLNPFLNQFYSNIRTLALFKSGGSNTRVDSVCPRNALGVPQLNLINMTVSLEILEIIASSGNLTETFRMVLLKNLHVLEVRQVQLSDRKEVLFPLLTNNREELRGRLQNGSIWFNTAGDDDGLSDSSCGPANRKINPL; this comes from the exons ATGTCCTTCAATTTCGGTAGCTTGCCACTAGAAATAGTGCAGTTAATATTCGAACACCTCACGCTGGATGACCTCCTTagtgccagtttggtttgccgTGAATGGTACAGTGCGACAGACGCATTCATAACCCAGAAAGGCTGGCTTGCACTCCAGTTGGACCGGCCCAACATTCTCACCAAGCTGGAAGGGATTCGACGTAGATACTCCAATCTTCTGCTATCCATGGTTCCCTCGTTTGGCGAACTTTTGCTCATAATAGATGTTTGTGCCGAAAAATTCAACCTTCGGAGGTTAAAAATTAAAAGGACTTCGATCGATAACGTTTGGTCCATGTTTTTTCTGCTGGGTGATTTTGAAACTTGGGTGAACAATCTGGAAGAAGTGCACATTTGGCTAGATCATCGATTTTTGCAAAACGACAACCTTATAACCGGCGGAAACATGCAATACGAGATACAGTTGACCGCAGCAAGATGCTTGCACTGGAGTGAGATTCATACAGGGAAAGGAAACAGGGCCATAACCGTGCTTGCCCCTCGTCTAAAATTAGTGTCTATTAGCGACAGCATCGCCAGTACATTTGATCTTGTACTGCCTGACTGCCATTCTCTGGAAACATTAGAATGCACTTTATATAAGAAAAAATTTGAGAATCTTTTCAAAGCATCTTTCGAACATCTAACTACACTTGTTTTACGCATACACTATACTGTTCAAGATGTACATTTTTTACACGCATTGACCAAACTAAAGTGGCTTACATTGTCAGTTAAGTTCGATAAAAGACTATTGGAGACACTGTTTGTAGAAACAAcggatgcaatcaatagttgCTCGGATCTGGAAGGTCTACAGCTAATTATAATGGGAGACACCGCTTCTTCAAGCATCAATCTGTACCGCTTGTCTGAATCGCTACCACGACTGAAACAGCTCGAACTGAACAATATGTACTTGAGCTGCGCTGGAAATACATCACTCTTTGACCAATTAATCACCTTCAAACTCGTTAACGTAAAACTAAAGGAAGACGACGACATTCTAGAAATGAGCTATCCATCTCTGCAGACAATATCGTTAAATGTGAAGCTGCTCCCTAGCGTGAATCTTCTCTCATCAAAAAAAGTAGAACTTTTCGTGAATGTAGATTCGCTTGATCTAGCTGAGTCTGTAGATTCGTACTTGAATCCGTTTTTGAATCAGTTCTATTCAAATATCCGTACCCTTGCTCTGTTCAAATCTGGTGGCTCTAACACTAGAGTGGATTCAGTGTGTCCCCGAAACGCTTTGGGAGTGCCACAACTGAATCTCATCAATATGACTGTCTCTCTAGAGATCCTGGAAATCATCGCCAGTTCAGGAAATTTGACA GAAACATTCCGAATGGTGCTTCTCAAAAACTTGCATGTGTTAGAGGTCAGGCAGGTGCAATTGAGTGATCGTAAGGAGGTACTTTTTCCTTTATTGACAAACAACCGGGAGGAACTTAGAGGACGATTGCAAAACGGGTCCATCTGGTTCAATACAGCTGGGGATGACGATGGTCTATCTGATTCGAGTTGCGGACCAGCGAATAGAAAAATAAACCCGCTCTAA